The following proteins come from a genomic window of Malus domestica chromosome 02, GDT2T_hap1:
- the LOC103418090 gene encoding ATP-dependent DNA helicase Q-like 3 — MKKSPLPLQNASGSSKNRSLEKEALVKLLRWHFGHPEFRGKQLEAIEAVLSGRDCFCLMPTGGGKSMCYQIPALAKKTGIVLVVCPLIALMENQVMALKEKGISAEYLSSTQTTQTKTKIHEDLDSGKPSLRLLYVTPELIATSGFMTKLTKIHTRGLLNLIAIDEAHCISSWGHDFRPSYRKLSSLRSHLPGVPILALTATAVPKVQMDVIESLCLHNPLTLRSSFNRPNIHYEVRYKDLLDDVYADLSGVLKSSGDVCAIVYCLERTMCDELSAHLSQSGISCAAYHAGLNDKLRSSVLDNWISSKIQVVVATVAFGMGIDRRDVRIVCHFNIPKSMESFYQESGRAGRDQQLSRSLLYYGIDDCKKMKFILSNADNKKSKASNSREELSKKTLTDFQQMVEYCEGSGCRRKKILETFGEQVPASLCKKTCDACKHPNLVSKYLEELTTTCVARQKFGSSRIFMSSSSDVINEDQTSEFWNRDDEECSEEDISDSDDGLAAKNLSRSKLPAKLGFNEKIECLQRLEERYYKDKSSDTQMNKPDKNAISDTLRKASKQRLQTALKQGQQRLGNLAIEVEKSASFLENECYNKYKKTGKSFYYSQVASTVRWLSTADSTALTNRLGTINCSPADNALPETEPPATTSPLVDGPTEAPSGDSHNSVRSEHSVAVSPTESASPSITLPSIPSFSEFINTRKAKDLSSSASEKQSPNGVKEKGLKKMRLH, encoded by the exons ATGAAGAAATCGCCATTGCCGTTGCAGAATGCAAGCGGCAGTAGCAAGAATCGGAGTTTGGAGAAGGAAGCTCTGGTGAAGCTGCTGAGGTGGCATTTTGGGCATCCTGAATTCAGAGGGAAGCAATTGGAAGCCATTGAAGCTGTTCTATCAG GGAGAGATTGCTTTTGTCTTATGCCCACTGGTGGCGGGAAATCCATGTGTTATCAGATACCGGCTCTCGCCAAAAAAACTGGAATCGTGCTTGTTGTCTGTCCTTTAATAG CCTTGATG GAAAACCAAGTGATGGCATTGAAGGAGAAAGGAATTTCTGCAGAGTATCTCTCCTCGACTCAGACAACCCAAACCAAAACTAAG ATTCATGAAGACCTTGACTCTGGAAAACCATCTCTGAGGCTGCTTTATGTGACCCCCGAATTGATAGCAACATCTGGATTTATGACGAAGCTGACAAAGATTCACACGAGAGGGTTGTTGAATCTCATTGCCATAGATGAG GCACATTGCATCTCTTCATGGGGCCACGATTTCAG GCCTAGCTACCGTAAGCTGTCATCTCTAAGGAGCCACCTCCCAGGTGTACCAATATTGGCTCTAACAGCTACAGCCGTTCCTAA AGTTCAGATGGATGTGATAGAGTCCTTATGCCTTCATAATCCATTAACCCTAAGATCTTCTTTCAATCGTCCTAATATACATTATGAAG TTCGATACAAAGATCTTTTAGATGATGTCTATGCTGATCTGTCTGGTGTGCTAAAATCTAGCGGAGATgtttgtgcaattgtttattgcCTTGAACGTACAATGTGTGACGAGTTGTCTGCTCATCTATCACAGAGTGGAATTTCATGTGCTg CTTATCATGCAGGGTTGAATGATAAGTTACGAAGTTCTGTCCTAGATAATTGGATTTCCTCTAAGATACAAGTTGTCGTGGCGACGGTGGCTTTTGG GATG GGCATAGATAGAAGAGATGTCAGAATTGTTTGTCATTTTAATATTCCCAAGTCAATGGAATCCTTCTACCAAGAGTCGGGTAGAGCTGGTCGTGATCAACAACTCTCCAGAAGCCTTTTGTACTATGGAATTGATGATTGCAAAAAAATG AAATTTATTCTAAGCAATGctgataacaagaagtcaaaGGCCTCAAACTCGCGGGAAGAGTTGTCAAAGAAAACTCTGACCGACTTCCAGCAG ATGGTCGAGTATTGTGAGGGTTCTGGATGTCGTAGAAAAAAGATTCTTGAGACTTTTGGTGAACAG GTACCTGCATCACTATGTAAGAAAACTTGTGATGCCTGTAAACATCCAAACCTAGTGTCCAAGTATTTAGAGGAGCTCACAACTACTTGTGTCGCCCGGCAAAAATTTGGTTCATCTCGAATTTTTATGAGCAG CTCCTCAGATGTGATAAATGAAGATCAAACCTCTGAATTCTGGAATCGCGATGATGAAGAATGTTCTGAGGAGGACATATCTGATTCCGATG ATGGTCTTGCTGCCAAGAACCTTTCCAGGTCAAAGTTGCCAGCAAAGTTGGGATTCAATGAAAAGATTGAGTGCTTGCAGCGTTTAGAAGAAAGATATTACAAGGATAAATCTTCTGATACGCAG ATGAATAAACCCGACAAGAATGCTATATCTGATACGCTGAGGAAAGCAAGCAAGCAAAGATTACAAACTGCTCTCAAGCAAGGTCAGCAGCGGCTTGGGAACTTAGC GATTGAAGTGGAAAAATCGGCCTCTTTCCTCGAAAATGAGTGTTACAACAAGTATAAGAAAACTGGGAAATCATTCTATTATTCTCAAGTGGCAAGTACGGTGCGGTGGTTATCAACTGCAGATTCAACTGCCTTAACTAATCGCCTTGGAACCATTAACTGTTCCCCAGCGGATAATGCTCTCCCCGAAACAGAACCTCCTGCAACAACATCACCTTTGGTGGATGGACCAACAGAAGCTCCCAGCGGTGACTCCCACAACAGTGTTAGATCAGAACATTCTGTAGCTGTGTCACCAACGGAAAGTGCTTCCCCAAGTATAACTCTTCCATCAATTCCATCCTTCTCAGAGTTCATCAACACCAGAAAGGCAAAAGACCTCAGCTCAAGCGCGTCGGAAAAGCAGTCACCAAACGGAGttaaagagaaagggttgaaGAAAATGCGATTGCATTAG
- the LOC103451249 gene encoding methylthioribose-1-phosphate isomerase-like yields MAPNSEFTDGTPAPNSLQAICYKRGSLQLLDQTKLPLQSTYLDIRDSTDGWHAIKDMVVRGAPAIAIAAALSLAVEIFNLEDFNGTPDEAFSFIVMKLEYLVSSRPTAVNLSDAAAKLKQIASEVATTTSDASKVFEAYIEASEIMLKDDVASNKAIGSHGANFIQHLLGNSKNISMLTHCNTGSLATAGYGTALGVIRSLHTEGVLERAYCTETRPFNQGSRLTAFELVHDNIPGTLIADSAAAALMKFGRVNAVVVGADRVATNGDTANKIGTYSLAVSAKHHNIPFFVAAPLTSIDLSLSSGEEIIIEERSPKELLNTHGGLGEQVAASGIAVWNPAFDVTPANLITGIITEKGVITKKGTDAFNIKGFVQKAAVQSGA; encoded by the exons ATGGCCCCTAATTCGGAGTTCACAGACGGTACCCCAGCGCCCAACTCCCTCCAGGCCATTTGCTACAAGCGTGGCTCCCTTCAGCTACTCGatcag ACGAAGCTCCCATTGCAAAGTACGTATTTGGATATCCGGGACTCCACAGATGGATG gCACGCAATCAAAGATATGGTGGTGCGCGGCGCACCCGCCATTGCTATCGCGGCGGCTCTCTCATTGGCTGTGGAAATTTTTAACTTGGAGGATTTCAATGGAACCCCCGACGAAGCGTTCTCTTTCATTGTCATGAAATTGGAGTACCTTGTCTCCAG CCGACCAACTGCTGTCAATCTTTCGGATGCTGCAGCTAAACTGAAGCAAATTGCATCCGAAGTTGCCACTACTACTTCGGACGCAAGCAAAGTGTTTGAG GCTTACATAGAAGCTTCCGAAATCATGCTCAAGGACGATGTAGCCTCAAACAAGGCTATTGGATCTCATGGAGCAAATTTTATTCAACACCTGCTGGGAAACTCTAAGAACATTTCTATGTTGACCCATTGCAACACTGGCAG TCTAGCAACAGCTGGTTATGGTACTGCTCTTGGTGTCATCCGTTCACTTCATACCGAAGGAGTGTTAGAAAGGGCCTATTGTACAGAGACACGTCCATTCAACCAA GGATCCAGACTCACAGCATTTGAGTTGGTGCATGATAACATACCGGGCACTCTTATAGCAGATTCTGCTGCAGCTGCATTAATGAAATTTGGACGTGTGAATGCTGTAGTTGTTGGAGCAGATCGTGTGGCTACAAATG GTGACACCGCTAACAAGATTGGAACCTACAGTCTTGCCGTAAGTGCAAAGCACCATAACATTCCATTTTTCGTGGCTGCACCACTCACTTCCATCGACTTATCTCTTTCCTCCGGGGAAGAGATAATAATAGAGGAGAGATCCCCAAAGGAATTGTTGAACACACACGGAGGGCTCGGGGAACAAGTTGCTGCATCTGGAATTGCTGTCTGGAACCCAGCTTTCGATGTTACACCTGCCAATTTAATAACCGGTATCATAACCGAGAAG GGTGTTATTACCAAAAAGGGCACTGATGCTTTCAACATCAAGGGTTTTGTTCAGAAGGCAGCCGTGCAGTCCGGTGCATAA
- the LOC103451256 gene encoding protein trichome birefringence-like 16 isoform X2, whose amino-acid sequence MKGCFYGLKGKHLSLVTIVLLCTTILIWGWKKTPILTNLVPPQTRLHLGPEITDDFVDNTVPLEQEIDVGKGVATFVQKDTVKEDLRLGAPPDSEQNSDKSEEISSDIASNQVEKNGILTSVSKEREKHKQVQEAEIDGKAVDVRQKEKAEENNADVQKQNGEIGTSLGSTYANTSVDKLTTHTQTPVCNYAKGKWVVDHKKPLYSGHGCKQWLSSMWSCRKTQRTDFAYEKVSWQPKDCQMEEFEGSKFLKRMQHKTLAFVGDSLGRQQFQSLMCMITGGKERHDVIDVGPEYGIVQARGDLRPGGWAYRFPSTNTTILYYWSSTLCDLEPIDPSNPATDYAMHLDRPPAFLRQYIHKLNVLVLNTGHHWNRGKLKANRWVMHLGGVPNTDRKIAVIWKAKNVTVHSIINWVNSQLPKYPGLKAFYRTISPRHFVGGEWNTGGSCDNTTPMSIGKEVLQDVSSDTDAAGAAKGTGVKLLDITALSQVRDEGHMSRFSITAKPGVQDCLHWCLPGVPDTWNEILFAQI is encoded by the exons ATGAAAGGATGCTTTTATGGACTGAAGGGTAAACACCTCTCTCTTGTTACCATTGTTCTCTTGTGCACTACCATTCTTATATGGGGATGGAAGAAAACCCCGATTCTTACTAACTTGGTACCGCCCCAAACCCGTTTGCATTTGGGTCCAG AGATAACTGATGATTTTGTAGATAACACTGTACCTTTAGAACAAGAAATAGATGTGGGCAAAGGGGTAGCAACATTTGTCCAAAAGGATACTGTAAAAGAAGATTTACGACTAGGAGCTCCACCAGACTCTGAACAAAACTCTGATAAAAGTGAAGAGATTAGTAGTGACATAGCATCAAACCAGGTTGAGAAGAATG GGATTTTAACAAGTGTgtcaaaagaaagagaaaaacataaacaagttcaggaagcagaaatagatgGCAAGGCCGTTGATGTAAGACAGAAAGAAAAAGCAGAGGAAAATAATGCAGATGTACAAAAGCAAAATGGGGAGATAGGGACATCATTAGGTTCTACGTATGCAAATACCTCAGTTGACAAGTTGACAACACACACGCAAACTCCAG TCTGCAATTATGCGAAAGGAAAATGGGTTGTGGACCATAAGAAGCCTCTGTATTCTGGGCATGGCTGTAAGCAATGGCTGTCAAGTATGTGGTCTTGCCGGAAGACACAGCGCACGGATTTTGCCTATGAGAAGGTTTCATGGCAGCCCAAAGATTGCCAAATGGAAGAATTTGAAGGCTCTAAGTTCTTGAAAAG GATGCAACACAAAACTCTAGCTTTTGTTGGAGATTCATTGGGCCGACAGCAGTTCCAGTCGTTAATGTGCATGATCACAGGTGGTAAGGAGAGGCATGATGTTATAGATGTGGGGCCAGAATACGGGATAGTCCAAGCGCGTGGTGATCTCCGCCCTGGTGGGTGGGCATATCGGTTCCCAAGCACCAACACTACCATCCTCTATTACTGGTCATCAACCCTCTGTGATCTGGAGCCTATTGATCCTTCAAACCCAGCCACTGATTATGCCATGCACCTTGATAGGCCACCCGCATTCTTGCGCCAATATATTCATAAACTTAACGTCCTGGTCCTCAATACTGGGCACCACTGGAATCGTGGAAAGCTTAAAGCTAACCGCTGGGTAATGCATCTTGGGGGTGTGCCGAACACTGACAGGAAGATAGCTGTGATTTGGAAGGCCAAGAACGTGACAGTCCACAGTATCATTAATTGGGTGAACTCCCAGCTCCCAAAATACCCAGGTCTCAAAGCTTTCTACCGGACCATCTCGCCGAGGCATTTTGTAGGTGGTGAATGGAACACAGGAGGAAGCTGTGACAACACCACTCCTATGTCAATAGGAAAGGAAGTATTGCAAGACGTGTCTAGTGACACAGATGCTGCAGGTGCAGCGAAGGGAACAGGGGTTAAGCTCTTGGATATAACAGCTCTATCCCAGGTTAGGGATGAGGGTCATATGTCCCGATTCAGCATAACAGCGAAACCAGGCGTGCAAGATTGTCTGCATTGGTGTTTACCTGGTGTTCCAGATACATGGAATGAAATTCTTTTTGCACAAATCTAG
- the LOC103451256 gene encoding protein trichome birefringence-like 16 isoform X1, translating to MKGCFYGLKGKHLSLVTIVLLCTTILIWGWKKTPILTNLVPPQTRLHLGPEITDDFVDNTVPLEQEIDVGKGVATFVQKDTVKEDLRLGAPPDSEQNSDKSEEISSDIASNQVEKNGILTSVSKEREKHKQVQEAEIDGKAVDVRQKEKAEENNADVQKQNGEIGTSLGSTYANTSVDKLTTHTQTPAPVCNYAKGKWVVDHKKPLYSGHGCKQWLSSMWSCRKTQRTDFAYEKVSWQPKDCQMEEFEGSKFLKRMQHKTLAFVGDSLGRQQFQSLMCMITGGKERHDVIDVGPEYGIVQARGDLRPGGWAYRFPSTNTTILYYWSSTLCDLEPIDPSNPATDYAMHLDRPPAFLRQYIHKLNVLVLNTGHHWNRGKLKANRWVMHLGGVPNTDRKIAVIWKAKNVTVHSIINWVNSQLPKYPGLKAFYRTISPRHFVGGEWNTGGSCDNTTPMSIGKEVLQDVSSDTDAAGAAKGTGVKLLDITALSQVRDEGHMSRFSITAKPGVQDCLHWCLPGVPDTWNEILFAQI from the exons ATGAAAGGATGCTTTTATGGACTGAAGGGTAAACACCTCTCTCTTGTTACCATTGTTCTCTTGTGCACTACCATTCTTATATGGGGATGGAAGAAAACCCCGATTCTTACTAACTTGGTACCGCCCCAAACCCGTTTGCATTTGGGTCCAG AGATAACTGATGATTTTGTAGATAACACTGTACCTTTAGAACAAGAAATAGATGTGGGCAAAGGGGTAGCAACATTTGTCCAAAAGGATACTGTAAAAGAAGATTTACGACTAGGAGCTCCACCAGACTCTGAACAAAACTCTGATAAAAGTGAAGAGATTAGTAGTGACATAGCATCAAACCAGGTTGAGAAGAATG GGATTTTAACAAGTGTgtcaaaagaaagagaaaaacataaacaagttcaggaagcagaaatagatgGCAAGGCCGTTGATGTAAGACAGAAAGAAAAAGCAGAGGAAAATAATGCAGATGTACAAAAGCAAAATGGGGAGATAGGGACATCATTAGGTTCTACGTATGCAAATACCTCAGTTGACAAGTTGACAACACACACGCAAACTCCAG CTCCAGTCTGCAATTATGCGAAAGGAAAATGGGTTGTGGACCATAAGAAGCCTCTGTATTCTGGGCATGGCTGTAAGCAATGGCTGTCAAGTATGTGGTCTTGCCGGAAGACACAGCGCACGGATTTTGCCTATGAGAAGGTTTCATGGCAGCCCAAAGATTGCCAAATGGAAGAATTTGAAGGCTCTAAGTTCTTGAAAAG GATGCAACACAAAACTCTAGCTTTTGTTGGAGATTCATTGGGCCGACAGCAGTTCCAGTCGTTAATGTGCATGATCACAGGTGGTAAGGAGAGGCATGATGTTATAGATGTGGGGCCAGAATACGGGATAGTCCAAGCGCGTGGTGATCTCCGCCCTGGTGGGTGGGCATATCGGTTCCCAAGCACCAACACTACCATCCTCTATTACTGGTCATCAACCCTCTGTGATCTGGAGCCTATTGATCCTTCAAACCCAGCCACTGATTATGCCATGCACCTTGATAGGCCACCCGCATTCTTGCGCCAATATATTCATAAACTTAACGTCCTGGTCCTCAATACTGGGCACCACTGGAATCGTGGAAAGCTTAAAGCTAACCGCTGGGTAATGCATCTTGGGGGTGTGCCGAACACTGACAGGAAGATAGCTGTGATTTGGAAGGCCAAGAACGTGACAGTCCACAGTATCATTAATTGGGTGAACTCCCAGCTCCCAAAATACCCAGGTCTCAAAGCTTTCTACCGGACCATCTCGCCGAGGCATTTTGTAGGTGGTGAATGGAACACAGGAGGAAGCTGTGACAACACCACTCCTATGTCAATAGGAAAGGAAGTATTGCAAGACGTGTCTAGTGACACAGATGCTGCAGGTGCAGCGAAGGGAACAGGGGTTAAGCTCTTGGATATAACAGCTCTATCCCAGGTTAGGGATGAGGGTCATATGTCCCGATTCAGCATAACAGCGAAACCAGGCGTGCAAGATTGTCTGCATTGGTGTTTACCTGGTGTTCCAGATACATGGAATGAAATTCTTTTTGCACAAATCTAG
- the LOC103451282 gene encoding uncharacterized protein, whose translation MAEDFSKAVDDGLKFSKRLYFGKDRAVSPPKQPPSMDKATSCAFLPTAPMVYAVISDPGIVDNPDIPSYQPHVHGRCDPPALIPLTMNRVELQVDCYMDTAFIRVSGSWRVHCIKGSKSCGCRVAIPMGEQGSILGVEVDVNGKSYHTQLSQLEDDKEMEKMTHVEGGFLRVKPHIFTLTTPQVNGGANISIKMSWSQKLSYSNGNFSLNVPFTFPEYVIPPGKKYLKKEKIQLNVNSGVGTEVSCKTASHSLKELRGISQVGKLGFLYEADVLNWSNTDFNFSYTVSSSHTHGAVLVQSPPMHDIDQREIFSVYLLPGNEQSRKVFRRDVVFVVDISGSMQGKPLDDVKNVISAALSKLHPEDSFCIIAFNGQTFLSSTSMKSATKEAVERAIEWIGINLIAGGDTDILPPLTQAIEMLSNTRGSFPIIFLVTDGSVQDERQICDAMKNRLTEAGPIAPRIYTFGIGTFCNHYFLRMLAMIGRGQYDAVYDIDLVESRMQNLFTRASSVILSNIAVETLDDLDDVEVFPSHIPDLSSESPLTVSGRFRGKFPSTLKVKGLLPDMSNIEINLKLQDAKELPLDKLCTKGQIELLTAQAWYGDNKKLEDKVAKLSLQTNVVSEYTRMVILHKELSGSQEASKKSCTNITKDSEKPMLLPTLSVGFGNLVATAENIPPGSEEQKLPEAAEIFVRAASSCCGAIWNRCCCMACIQCCSKVNPQCATVFTQLFTGLACAGCLNCCAFCWRGCCGGDGGS comes from the exons ATGGCCGAGGATTTTTCCAAAGCCGTGGATGACGGTCTCAAGTTCTCCAAACGACTATACTTCGGGAAGGATCGAGCGGTGTCGCCGCCGAAGCAGCCGCCGTCGATGGACAAAGCGACGTCGTGCGCCTTCCTCCCGACGGCGCCGATGGTCTACGCGGTCATCTCCGACCCGGGCATCGTAGACAATCCGGACATCCCCAGCTACCAGCCCCACGTGCACGGAAGGTGCGACCCCCCGGCGCTCATTCCGTTGACGATGAACCGGGTCGAGCTCCAGGTCGATTGCTACATGGACACCGCCTTCATTCGGGTTTCTGGGTCGTGGAGGGTCCATTGCATAAAGGGTAGCAAGAGCTGCGGTTGCCGCGTCGCCATTCCTATGGGTGAACAG GGTTCAATTCTAGGTGTTGAGGTCGACGTAAACGGTAAATCGTACCATACTCAACTCAGTCAATTGGAAGATGACAAGGAGATGGAGAAGATGACCCATGTAGAGGGAGGCTTTCTCAGAGTCAAACCTCATATATTTACATTGACAACCCCTCAG GTCAATGGGGGAGCCAATATCTCAATCAAAATGAGTTGGTCTCAGAAATTATCGTATTCAAATGGCAATTTCTCCTTGAATGTACCATTCACTTTTCCGGAGTATGTCATTCCCCCAGGAAAAAAATACctgaaaaaggaaaagatcCAATTAAACGTGAACTCTGGCGTTGGAACTGAAGTTTCGTGCAAGACAGCTAGTCATTCTTTGAAG GAATTACGGGGAATAAGCCAAGTTGGAAAATTGGGTTTTCTGTATGAGGCAGATGTTCTCAATTGGTCAAATACCGACTTTAATTTCTCATACACG GTCTCTTCAAGTCATACACATGGTGCTGTTCTCGTGCAGTCACCGCCCATGCATGACATTGATCAAAGAGAAATTTTCTCTGTCTATCTTCTACCAGGAAACGAGCAGAGCAGGAAG GTTTTCAGAAGGGATGTAGTGTTTGTTGTTGATATTAGTGGAAGTATGCAGGGAAAGCCACTTGATGATGTTAAGAATGTAATATCTGCAGCCCTCTCGAAGCTTCATCCAGAAGATTCGTTCTGTATTATAGCTTTTAATGGACAGACTTTTTTATCTTCTACATCAATGAAATCGGCTACCAAGGAAGCTGTTGAAAGGGCCATTGAGTGGATTGGCATAAATCTTATTGCTGGCGGTGATACAGATATATTGCCTCCCCTTACCCAA GCAATAGAGATGCTATCAAATACTCGGGGTTCATTTCCTATCATCTTCCTTGTTACTGATGGGTCTGTTCAAGATGAGAGGCAAATTTGTGATGCAATGAAAAATCGACTTACAGAAGCAGGTCCTATAGCTCCACGTATATACACTTTTGGAATAG GTACATTCTGCAACCATTATTTCCTGCGGATGCTTGCAATGATTGGCAGGGGCCAATATGATGCTGTGTATGATATAG atTTGGTCGAGTCTCGAATGCAGAACCTATTTACCAGAGCTTCATCTGTGATTCTTTCAAATATAGCCGTTGAGACATTGGATGATCTTGATGATGTTGAG GTGTTCCCTTCCCATATTCCAGACCTCTCATCTGAGAGTCCATTAACTGTATCTGGCAGATTCCGAGGAAAGTTTCCCAGCACACTTAAAGTTAAAGGTCTTTTACCGGATATGTCTAATATTGAGATCAATTTGAAGTTACAAGATGCAAAGGAATTACCTCTTGACAAG TTATGTACAAAAGGACAGATTGAGTTGCTGACTGCTCAGGCATGGTATGGAGATAACAAAAAGCTTGAGGATAAG GTAGCTAAACTGAGCTTGCAGACCAATGTCGTGAGTGAGTATACGCGCATGGTGATACTTCACAAAGAACTATCTGGATCACAAGAG GCATCAAAGAAAAGCTGCACAAACATAACAAAAGACTCTGAAAAACCGATGTTGCTTCCGACACTATCCGTTGGCTTTGGCAACTTAGTGGCTACAGCCGAGAACATTCCTCCTGGATCCGAAGAACAAAAACTCCCGGAAGCTGCTGAAATTTTTGTGAGAGCAGCTTCAAGTTGCTGTGGCGCAATATGGAACAGATGCTGCTGCATGGCCTGCATCCAGTGTTGCTCCAAGGTAAATCCTCAATGTGCAACCGTATTCACTCAGCTCTTCACTGGTCTTGCGTGTGCTGGCTGCCTCAACTGCTGTGCGTTCTGCTGGCGTGGATGCTGCGGAGGAGATGGCGGATCGTAA
- the LOC103451293 gene encoding protein LAZ1 homolog 2 yields the protein MNSLGAEHVRVMASDYNSVHGNIYADLYKPAVIIGACFTAVALALSIFLIFQHLRSYNKPSEQKWLVAVVFMVPVYATESILSLWNPNLSLACDILRNCYEAFALYSFGSYLVACLGGERKVIELLENQSEKLLNRPLIEGVADEDHTVPHWSLRNFFLRPSVLGKHLLNIEKFGLVQYMILKTVCAFLALVLELFGVYGDGEFKWYYGYPYMAVVLNFSQMWALYCLVQFYNVTHERLEPIRPLAKFISFKAIVFATWWQGVGIALLCAFGVLPKDVKLQSGLQNFLICIEMAIAAVAHMFVFSTEPYHYITAYEYGKVTTETTKAEVKLEEGDAPARLEKTETKVEAPGTSITESVQDIVVDGGQRVVKDVVLTINQAIGPVEKGVEKGVTKIQETLHHRTVDSESGEHEDKSEVEVEEQFGNTVRETHIDL from the exons aTGAATTCTTTGGGAGCGGAACATGTTCGAGTAATGGCATCAGATTATAATTCAGTCCATGGAAACATATACGCAGATCTCTACAAACCAGCTGTTATCATTGGAGCCTGTTTTACAGCTGTTGCACTCGCCCTCTCCATTTTTCTCATTTTCCAACATCTCAGATCGTACAATAAACCCAGT GAACAAAAATGGCTCGTTGCCGTAGTCTTCATGGTACCTGTATATGCTACTGAGTCA ATTTTATCCTTGTGGAACCCGAACCTTTCTCTTGCCTGTGACATTTTAAGAAACTGTTATGAagcatttgccttgtattctTTCGGAAGCTACTTAGTTGCCTGTCTCG GAGGTGAAAGAAAGGTCATAGAACTACTTGAAAACCAATCGGAAAAACTGCTCAACAGACCACTGATAGAAGGAGTGGCAGACGAGGATCACACCGTGCCACATTGGTCCCTTCGAAACTTCTTCTTACGACCATCTGTTCTTGGGAAACATTTGCTCAATATAGAAAAATTTGGCCTTGTACAATAT ATGATTCTGAAGACAGTTTGTGCATTCTTAGCTTTAGTGTTGGAGCTCTTTGGTGTGTATGGAGACGGAGAATTCAAGTGGTATTACGG GTATCCATACATGGCTGTTGTACTGAACTTCAGCCAGATGTGGGCATTGTATTGCCTTGTGCAATTCTACAATGTAACACACGAAAGACTTGAACCTATTAGGCCGCTCGCAAAGTTCATCAGCTTTAAAGCTATTGTGTTCGCCACTTGGTGGCAAGGTGTGGGCATTGCGCTATTATGCGCATTTGGTGTTCTTCCTAAGGACGTTAAACTACAAAGCGGCTTGCAGAATTTCCTGATTTGTATTGAA ATGGCAATTGCAGCCGTTGCGCATATGTTTGTCTTTTCAACTGAACCATACCATTACATTACAGCATACGAGTATGGGAAGGTCACCACTGAAACAACCAAGGCAGAAGTGAAGTTGGAGGAAGGTGACGCCCCAGCCAGGCTCGAAAAAACGGAGACCAAGGTCGAAGCGCCTGGAACAAGTATCACTGAGAGTGTTCAGGACATTGTTGTTGACGGCGGTCAGCGT GTTGTCAAGGATGTTGTGTTGACCATAAATCAAGCAATAGGGCCAGTTGAGAAGGGAGTCGAGAAGGGCGTGACGAAGATCCAGGAGACGCTCCATCACAGAACAGTGGACTCGGAATCGGGAGAACACGAAGATAAGTCAGAAGTAGAAGTTGAGGAACAATTCGGAAATACTGTCAGAGAAACTCATATCGACCTGTAG